From the Roseibium sp. HPY-6 genome, one window contains:
- a CDS encoding cytosine deaminase yields MLKIPRTRRFALRSATLPIAVTPGFESAAKEGLSSADLIIAEGSIEAVLPAGSAPDDIEGADLQDRMVWPCFTDMHTHIDKGHIWDREPNPSGDFDGALQAVRADREANWNADDVATRMDFSLRCAYAHGTNLLRTHIDSLAPQHRISFEVFSDMRARWKDRISLQAVALFPIDAVDDEAYFDDLVEVVAANGGLLGGVTHILPDLERRLDRLFQTASDRGLDVDLHVDETQDVNILTLASIAEAKMRNKFEGAVTVGHCCSLARQSEDRANATIEKVAEAGISIVSLPMCNMYLQDRHPGRTPRSRGVTLFHELKAAGVPIAVASDNTRDPFYAYGDLDMVEVFREAVRIAHLDHPLDETAKIITCLPADILQAPEFGRIQNGATADLVVFNARNWSEFLSRPQADRIILRNGMGIDRCLPDYRELDPLMKG; encoded by the coding sequence GTGCTTAAAATTCCCAGGACCAGACGATTTGCTTTGCGCTCGGCGACCTTACCGATCGCAGTTACGCCTGGATTTGAGAGCGCTGCAAAGGAAGGACTTTCTTCAGCAGATCTCATCATCGCCGAAGGCAGCATCGAAGCGGTGCTTCCTGCCGGATCGGCACCTGACGATATCGAAGGGGCCGACCTTCAGGATCGCATGGTGTGGCCGTGTTTTACCGACATGCACACGCATATCGACAAGGGACATATCTGGGACCGCGAACCCAACCCGAGCGGTGACTTCGATGGCGCGCTGCAAGCAGTGCGGGCCGACAGGGAAGCCAACTGGAACGCGGATGATGTTGCTACACGCATGGATTTCTCCCTGCGTTGCGCCTATGCCCACGGAACCAACCTGCTCCGGACGCACATAGACAGCCTTGCGCCGCAGCACAGGATTTCTTTTGAAGTCTTTTCCGACATGCGCGCGCGCTGGAAAGATCGCATCAGCCTGCAGGCAGTCGCGCTTTTCCCGATCGATGCCGTTGATGATGAAGCCTATTTCGATGATCTGGTGGAAGTCGTCGCTGCGAATGGCGGGCTGCTCGGCGGTGTGACCCACATCCTGCCGGATCTCGAACGCAGACTTGACCGTCTTTTCCAGACCGCATCGGACAGAGGGCTCGATGTCGATCTCCATGTGGACGAGACGCAGGATGTGAACATCCTGACGCTGGCGTCCATCGCCGAAGCCAAGATGCGGAACAAGTTCGAAGGCGCCGTCACTGTGGGGCATTGCTGTTCGCTTGCGCGGCAAAGCGAAGACCGGGCAAACGCGACAATCGAAAAAGTGGCGGAAGCCGGGATCTCCATCGTCTCCCTGCCGATGTGCAATATGTACCTCCAGGACCGGCATCCGGGCAGAACGCCGCGGTCGCGCGGCGTTACACTCTTTCACGAACTCAAGGCAGCCGGCGTTCCAATTGCGGTCGCTTCGGACAATACCCGAGACCCTTTCTACGCCTATGGCGACCTGGATATGGTCGAAGTCTTTCGCGAAGCGGTCAGGATCGCGCATCTCGATCATCCGCTGGATGAAACCGCAAAGATTATCACCTGCCTTCCAGCAGACATTCTTCAGGCACCTGAATTCGGCCGCATTCAAAACGGCGCTACTGCCGATTTGGTTGTCTTCAACGCTCGAAACTGGAGCGAATTTCTTTCCCGTCCGCAGGCGGACCGCATCATTTTGCGGAATGGCATGGGCATCGACCGCTGCCTGCCGGACTATCGTGAACTTGACCCACTGATGAAAGGCTGA